One region of Phycicoccus sp. M110.8 genomic DNA includes:
- a CDS encoding UbiA family prenyltransferase, with protein sequence MPERPGRNASAPASSAPVLGLVRACHPGPTVAVTVLTALLAVALGLPRSALLLVTGAVLAGQLTIGWSNDVIDAARDRVVGRPDKPLASGEVAEPMVRTAIGVAAVACVGLSLACGWRSAVVHLGLGVASGWAYNLGLKRTAWSAVPYAVAFGALPAVVSLAGPGREWPPPWMVLTGALLGVGAHLLNALPDLADDAVTGVHGLPQRLGARRVRVVAAVVLLAGSVVATFGPAGGAPAWAVVGLGLCVVLAVATVVLRGRWPFVAAVGIALVDVVVLVLR encoded by the coding sequence GTGCCCGAGCGACCAGGACGCAACGCGTCAGCTCCCGCGTCCTCCGCTCCCGTCCTCGGGCTGGTGCGGGCGTGCCACCCCGGCCCGACGGTCGCCGTCACGGTGCTGACCGCGCTGCTCGCGGTTGCGCTGGGGCTGCCGAGGTCGGCCCTGCTGCTCGTGACGGGGGCGGTCCTCGCCGGGCAGCTCACCATCGGGTGGTCCAACGACGTCATCGACGCAGCGCGGGACCGCGTCGTCGGGCGGCCGGACAAGCCTTTGGCCAGCGGGGAGGTGGCGGAGCCGATGGTGCGGACCGCCATCGGCGTCGCTGCCGTGGCCTGCGTCGGGCTCTCGCTCGCGTGCGGCTGGCGCTCGGCGGTCGTGCACCTCGGCCTCGGGGTGGCGTCCGGCTGGGCATACAACCTCGGGCTCAAGCGCACCGCGTGGTCCGCGGTGCCGTATGCCGTGGCCTTCGGGGCGCTGCCGGCGGTCGTGTCCCTGGCGGGGCCCGGACGGGAGTGGCCGCCGCCGTGGATGGTCCTCACCGGCGCGCTGCTCGGTGTGGGGGCCCACCTGCTGAACGCGCTTCCGGACCTCGCCGACGACGCCGTGACCGGCGTGCACGGCCTGCCACAGCGGCTGGGGGCGCGGCGGGTCCGCGTGGTGGCCGCGGTCGTGCTGCTGGCCGGTTCGGTGGTGGCGACGTTCGGGCCGGCGGGGGGTGCGCCGGCGTGGGCAGTGGTCGGCCTGGGCCTGTGTGTCGTCCTCGCGGTCGCGACCGTGGTCCTGCGCGGGAGGTGGCCCTTCGTGGCGGCAGTGGGCATCGCGCTGGTCGACGTGGTGGTCCTGGTCCTGCGCTGA
- a CDS encoding metalloregulator ArsR/SmtB family transcription factor — MDAVMQALADPSRRTVLDILRDHPATAGELADALPIARPGVSRHLRVLREAGLVDVRQEAQRRIYSLRPEALAPVDEWLEGYRVLWQHRLDALHTEIARGKRARR; from the coding sequence ATGGACGCGGTGATGCAGGCGCTGGCCGACCCCAGCCGCAGGACGGTGCTCGACATCCTGCGCGACCACCCGGCGACGGCCGGGGAGCTGGCCGACGCGCTGCCGATCGCGAGGCCCGGCGTCTCGCGGCACCTGCGGGTTCTCCGCGAGGCGGGGCTGGTCGACGTGCGCCAGGAGGCGCAGCGACGCATCTACAGCCTTCGTCCCGAGGCGCTCGCGCCGGTGGACGAGTGGCTCGAGGGCTACCGGGTCCTGTGGCAGCACCGGCTCGACGCACTGCACACCGAGATCGCACGAGGGAAGAGGGCACGACGATGA
- a CDS encoding SRPBCC domain-containing protein: MTILGTTRALDDTRGAVRVEDVFDTDVDDLWAACTQPERLARWIAEVSGDLREGGTAHAVFTSTWTGAVTIEVCEAPSHLLLTTAPGTDEEGQVEAWLTPEGGRTRLVVEERGLPVGALHFYGAGWQVHLEDLARSLASGGSAHPGGWSSEEAAPDWHARWQELTPAYEDAAQA, encoded by the coding sequence ATGACCATCCTGGGGACGACGAGGGCGCTGGACGACACCCGAGGGGCGGTGCGGGTCGAGGACGTCTTCGACACCGACGTCGACGACCTCTGGGCGGCCTGCACCCAGCCCGAGCGGCTCGCGCGCTGGATCGCGGAGGTCTCCGGCGACCTGCGCGAGGGAGGGACGGCGCACGCCGTCTTCACCAGCACGTGGACCGGCGCGGTCACCATCGAGGTCTGCGAGGCGCCCTCCCACCTGCTGCTCACGACAGCCCCGGGCACCGACGAGGAGGGACAGGTCGAGGCCTGGCTCACCCCCGAGGGCGGCCGGACGCGACTGGTGGTCGAGGAGCGCGGCCTGCCCGTGGGCGCCCTGCACTTCTACGGCGCCGGGTGGCAGGTCCACCTCGAGGACCTCGCCCGCTCGCTGGCCAGCGGCGGGTCGGCGCATCCCGGCGGCTGGTCCTCCGAGGAGGCGGCCCCGGACTGGCACGCGCGCTGGCAGGAGCTCACCCCGGCATACGAGGACGCCGCGCAGGCCTGA
- a CDS encoding C40 family peptidase yields the protein MERGARTGRAVRPQLRALLTVVLSAALLTACATTQPPSSPPATGTRATTPTSPQPKGPTTRPSPRTTPTRPPSTTTATTPRTGSTTPRPSTAPPVRAGQPAWVAVSVATLWSTPSSPRAVDAPALRAPADVRGWLAAMTLADRRGLQGRAETQSLLGDRLLVTAVSGSWASVVAPDQPTPKDARGYPGWVPVRQLSAVAPRSGTQAATVVARTAWLRGDTAAAARVVEVSFGTWLPVLGTAGGLVQVALPGGVVRRVDPTAVVRTSTDGRALPATGASVVASARGFTGLPYLWAGRSGFGFDCSGLTSLVYRVHGVRIPRDADAQALAGRRVASTSTVPGDLLFYATSSGYVHHVAMYAGSGLMVQSPATGQSVQTIPVATPAYAVQQAGARRYLP from the coding sequence GTGGAGAGGGGTGCCCGGACGGGCCGAGCCGTGCGGCCGCAGCTGCGCGCACTGCTGACGGTGGTGCTGTCCGCGGCGCTGCTCACGGCGTGCGCCACGACGCAGCCGCCCTCGTCCCCGCCGGCCACGGGGACGCGCGCCACGACCCCGACGTCGCCGCAGCCCAAGGGCCCCACGACCCGACCCTCACCTAGGACGACACCCACGCGGCCGCCGTCCACGACGACGGCCACCACCCCGCGGACCGGCAGCACCACGCCCCGACCGTCGACGGCACCCCCCGTCCGAGCTGGGCAGCCGGCCTGGGTCGCCGTCTCCGTCGCCACGCTGTGGAGCACGCCGTCGTCCCCGCGCGCGGTCGACGCGCCGGCCCTGCGGGCGCCTGCCGACGTCCGGGGGTGGCTCGCCGCGATGACGCTCGCAGACCGCAGGGGCCTGCAGGGTCGCGCGGAGACGCAGTCACTGCTCGGGGACCGGCTCCTGGTCACCGCCGTGAGCGGCTCCTGGGCGTCGGTCGTCGCGCCCGACCAGCCGACGCCCAAGGACGCTCGGGGCTACCCGGGCTGGGTCCCCGTGCGCCAGCTGAGCGCGGTGGCCCCACGCTCGGGCACGCAGGCCGCCACCGTGGTGGCGCGGACGGCGTGGCTGCGCGGCGACACGGCTGCCGCCGCCCGGGTCGTCGAGGTGAGCTTCGGCACCTGGCTGCCCGTGCTCGGCACCGCCGGCGGCCTCGTGCAGGTGGCCCTCCCGGGCGGTGTGGTGCGGCGGGTCGACCCCACGGCCGTGGTGCGGACGAGCACCGACGGTCGTGCGCTGCCGGCCACCGGCGCGTCCGTCGTGGCCTCGGCGCGGGGGTTCACCGGGCTGCCGTACCTGTGGGCGGGACGGTCCGGCTTCGGGTTCGACTGCTCGGGGCTGACGTCCCTGGTCTACCGGGTCCACGGCGTGCGGATCCCGCGCGACGCGGACGCGCAGGCACTCGCGGGTCGTCGTGTCGCGTCCACGTCCACGGTGCCCGGGGACCTGCTCTTCTACGCCACCTCCAGCGGCTACGTGCACCACGTGGCGATGTATGCCGGGTCCGGCCTCATGGTCCAGTCGCCCGCCACCGGGCAGAGCGTCCAGACCATCCCCGTCGCGACCCCCGCGTATGCCGTGCAGCAGGCCGGGGCCCGCCGCTACCTGCCCTGA
- a CDS encoding NAD-dependent epimerase/dehydratase family protein, which yields MKVVVVGGTGHIGTFLVPRLVRAGHEVVVLSRGTREPYASAPEWQQVERIAVDREAEDGDGSFPGRVADLGADAVVDLVCFTVESASALVERLRGEVGHLVHCGSVWRYGPSRKLPIREDGAAAGPPTDEYGVAKDAIARMLEEETRTGGLVTTSLHPGHITGPGWAPIGPLGNLDPGVWRTLSAGEPLAVPGSGAELLHHVHADDVAQAFELAVTHRDAAAGESFNVVAPSALTVRGYAEIAAGWFGQEVAVQPQTWEEFRAGTTDEHADTSWAHLNRSQYLAIDKARGLLGWTPRYEPEDAALEAVRWLVEHGQLEVSNPLRENNSNHLVSG from the coding sequence ATGAAGGTCGTCGTCGTCGGTGGGACCGGCCACATCGGAACGTTCCTCGTCCCGCGCCTGGTGCGCGCCGGCCACGAGGTTGTCGTCCTCAGCCGCGGCACCCGGGAGCCCTACGCCTCCGCGCCCGAGTGGCAGCAGGTCGAGCGGATCGCGGTCGACCGTGAGGCCGAGGACGGCGACGGGTCGTTCCCCGGCCGGGTCGCGGACCTGGGGGCCGACGCGGTCGTCGACCTCGTCTGCTTCACGGTCGAGTCCGCCTCGGCCCTGGTCGAGCGGCTGCGCGGGGAGGTCGGGCACCTGGTGCACTGCGGATCGGTGTGGCGCTACGGCCCGAGCCGCAAGCTGCCGATCCGCGAGGACGGTGCGGCAGCAGGACCGCCGACCGACGAGTACGGCGTCGCCAAGGACGCCATCGCCCGGATGCTCGAGGAGGAGACGCGCACCGGCGGGCTGGTCACGACCTCGCTGCACCCCGGGCACATCACGGGCCCCGGGTGGGCGCCGATCGGGCCGCTGGGCAACCTCGACCCCGGCGTCTGGCGCACCCTGTCCGCCGGTGAGCCGCTCGCCGTCCCCGGCAGCGGCGCCGAGCTGCTGCACCACGTCCACGCCGACGACGTCGCCCAGGCGTTCGAGCTCGCGGTGACGCACCGCGACGCCGCGGCGGGGGAGTCCTTCAACGTCGTCGCACCCAGTGCCCTGACCGTGCGCGGGTACGCCGAGATCGCCGCGGGCTGGTTCGGGCAGGAGGTGGCCGTGCAGCCGCAGACGTGGGAGGAGTTCCGCGCGGGCACGACCGACGAGCACGCCGACACCAGCTGGGCCCACCTGAACCGCAGCCAGTACCTGGCCATCGACAAGGCGCGCGGCCTGCTCGGCTGGACGCCGCGGTACGAGCCCGAGGACGCCGCGCTGGAGGCGGTGCGCTGGCTGGTCGAGCACGGGCAGCTCGAGGTCAGCAACCCCTTGCGGGAGAACAACTCCAACCACCTGGTCAGCGGCTGA
- a CDS encoding glycoside hydrolase family 15 protein: MSTPDGPPLWAEFPPHSLRDYALLADGHRGALVGPRGDVVWLCAPRWDSDAVLASLVGGDGGYAVTPVEPCVWGGYYEPGTLVWRDRWVTPSTEIECREALAYPGDPDTVVLLRRVDAVADRADVRVVLDLRAGFGKEPWRDLRRHDDGSWTATVGEHRMRWRGAPDAVVDADGRLRAHLSVAPGEHHDLVLEIGRIHDGPVPSADELWDRTTAAWHDRVPDAFGHTAAPRDARHAYAVLCGMTHPEGGMVAAATLGLPEKADESNSYDYRYVWLRDQAYVAMGSSAVGRPELLDSAVRFATERVLDGGALRPAYRVDGTGLPHERRLDLPGYPGGCDVVGNWVRGQTQLDEFGELLQMYARAACLDRLDGDGWRAVQALVRHVETAWDQPDAGIWELDDHWWTHSRLACVAGLRAVAREAPRAEASRWDQLATKVLHHTTQRCLAPDGSWQRAQDVTGPDAALLLPPVRGALPADDPRTRRTLEVVGRELVEDGYLYRFFDGDDGDHRLGVSQGAFTMCGLMMALALHHQGDDVEAVRWFERNRAACGPPGLYAEEYDVQQRQLRGNLPQAFTHAMLLETAGVLSR, encoded by the coding sequence GTGAGCACGCCCGACGGCCCGCCGCTGTGGGCCGAGTTCCCGCCCCACTCGCTGCGCGACTACGCCCTGCTCGCCGACGGCCACCGGGGCGCCCTGGTCGGCCCGCGCGGCGACGTGGTCTGGCTGTGTGCACCGCGGTGGGACAGCGACGCGGTCCTCGCCTCCCTCGTCGGGGGCGACGGCGGGTATGCCGTGACGCCGGTCGAGCCGTGCGTGTGGGGCGGCTACTACGAGCCAGGCACCCTGGTCTGGCGGGACCGCTGGGTGACCCCCAGCACCGAGATCGAGTGCCGTGAGGCCCTGGCCTACCCCGGCGACCCGGACACCGTGGTGCTGCTGCGCCGGGTCGACGCCGTGGCCGACCGGGCCGACGTCCGGGTCGTGCTGGACCTGCGGGCGGGCTTCGGGAAGGAGCCGTGGCGTGACCTGCGCCGTCACGACGACGGCAGCTGGACGGCCACCGTGGGCGAGCACCGCATGCGCTGGCGCGGAGCGCCGGACGCAGTCGTGGACGCCGACGGACGCCTGCGGGCGCACCTGTCCGTCGCGCCCGGGGAGCACCACGACCTCGTCCTAGAGATCGGACGGATCCACGACGGCCCCGTTCCCTCCGCGGACGAGCTGTGGGACCGGACGACGGCGGCATGGCACGACCGTGTGCCAGACGCGTTCGGGCACACGGCCGCCCCGCGGGACGCCCGGCACGCCTACGCCGTCCTGTGCGGCATGACGCACCCTGAGGGCGGGATGGTCGCCGCTGCCACGCTCGGCCTGCCCGAGAAGGCCGACGAGTCCAACTCCTACGACTACCGCTACGTCTGGCTCCGCGACCAGGCCTACGTCGCCATGGGGTCGAGCGCTGTCGGCCGACCCGAGCTGCTCGACAGCGCGGTCCGGTTCGCGACCGAGCGCGTCCTCGACGGCGGCGCGCTGCGCCCGGCATACCGGGTGGACGGCACCGGCCTCCCGCACGAGCGGCGCCTGGACCTGCCCGGCTACCCCGGTGGCTGCGACGTGGTGGGCAACTGGGTGCGCGGGCAGACCCAGCTCGACGAGTTCGGGGAGCTGCTGCAGATGTATGCGCGCGCGGCCTGCCTCGACCGGCTCGACGGCGACGGCTGGCGCGCGGTGCAGGCACTGGTGCGGCACGTGGAGACGGCCTGGGACCAGCCCGACGCCGGCATCTGGGAGCTGGACGACCACTGGTGGACGCACTCGCGCCTCGCGTGCGTGGCCGGCCTGCGCGCGGTGGCACGCGAGGCCCCACGCGCGGAGGCGTCCCGGTGGGACCAGCTCGCCACGAAGGTCCTGCACCACACCACGCAGCGCTGTCTCGCGCCGGACGGGTCGTGGCAGCGCGCGCAGGACGTGACCGGTCCCGATGCCGCCCTGCTGCTGCCGCCGGTGCGCGGCGCGCTGCCCGCGGACGACCCGCGGACGCGGCGCACGCTCGAGGTCGTGGGCCGCGAGCTCGTCGAGGACGGCTACCTGTACCGCTTCTTCGATGGGGACGACGGTGACCACCGGCTCGGGGTGAGCCAGGGGGCGTTCACCATGTGCGGGCTGATGATGGCGCTGGCGCTGCACCACCAGGGTGACGACGTCGAGGCGGTGCGCTGGTTCGAGCGAAACCGGGCCGCGTGCGGCCCTCCCGGGCTGTATGCCGAGGAGTACGACGTCCAGCAACGGCAGCTGCGGGGCAACCTGCCGCAGGCGTTCACGCACGCCATGCTGCTGGAGACGGCTGGCGTCCTCAGCCGCTGA